Proteins encoded together in one Musa acuminata AAA Group cultivar baxijiao chromosome BXJ3-6, Cavendish_Baxijiao_AAA, whole genome shotgun sequence window:
- the LOC103988998 gene encoding protein RIK isoform X5 has protein sequence MTEDRSPKDPDESAVATSVGRQRKKRKWDQPAEPLLSAGIAVPGVPLAPNTILGTTLPGAVPFSGSLLTNSVPSTFVYPPQLVQSLAVPQNAAAIIQKLNQPKIQDELIAREIVINDAEPTARYKLTKRQTQEEIQKCTGAVVITRGKYRPPNGLPDSEKPLYLHISAGAHLKDTAERIKAVDHAAAMVEEILKQGQSSLMSSTPLQSVLLNGPVIQALSMCLFLGFDADPSLNIATRIRGPNDLYINHIMNETGATVVLRGRGSEHLDSSHEETLQPLHLYLSSTNPKSLEAAKILAENLLDTIASECGASRISSTKVYGAVPPPQQLLLGTESSSKVASAGNVDQIAIFPSTATCSMVATQSFLPGGDPLSAVSIVSSQGTAVQSGDVLKYGNPQNLVSYTVPAVTRATCYNGYEGIYPQSTPLQQVALALRQASTSSACVSSTSCFVDTTERKSSLNAKADARPPQKRKFQEIPVTSKVSTAFQVLRIQV, from the exons ATGACGGAAGACAGGAGCCCTAAAGATCCCGATGAATCGGCGGTGGCGACAAGCGTCGGGAGGCAAAG GAAAAAGAGAAAGTGGGATCAGCCTGCTGAGCCGCTGCTATCTGCTGGAATAGCAGTTCCAGGTGTGCCATTGGCCCCAAATACTATCTTGGGGACCACTCTTCCTGGTGCTGTTCCATTTTCTGGGTCTCTTTTGACAAATTCAGTTCCATCAACTTTTGTTTATCCTCCTCAATTAGTACAATCACTTGCAGTCCCACAAAATGCGGCTGCAATTATTCAAAAGTTAAATCAG CCAAAAATTCAAGATGAGCTAATAGCTCGAGAGATTGTAATAAATGATGCAGAACCTACTGCAAGATACAAACTTACTAAACGTCAAACACAAGAAGAG ATTCAGAAATGCACTGGTGCAGTTGTCATAACAAG AGGCAAGTACCGTCCTCCAAATGGATTGCCAGACAGCGAAAAGCCACTATATCTTCATATATCTGCAGGGGCTCAT TTAAAAGACACTGCTGAGCGCATAAAAGCAGTTGATCATGCAGCAGCAATGGTTGAGGAAATCTTGAAGCAAGGCCAGAGTTCCCTGATGTCTTCTACCCCTCTTCAATCGGTTTTGTTAAATGGCCCG GTTATTCAAGCTCTGAGTATGTGTTTGTTTCTGGGTTTTGATGCTGACCCTTCATTAAATATTGCAACTCGTATCCGTGGTCCAAAT GACCTCTATATAAATCATATTATGAATGAAACAGGAGCTACTGTTGTATTAAGAGGAAGGGGGTCTGAACATCTTGATAGTTCTCATGAAG AAACATTGCAACCCTTGCATTTATATTTGTCAAGTACAAATCCGAAAAGTCTGGAAGCTGCAAAGATTTTGGCAGAAAATCTTTTGGACACAATTGCATCTGAATGTGGTGCTTCAAG GATCTCATCCACTAAAGTCTATGGTGCTGTGCCTCCCCCACAGCAATTGTTGTTGGGAACAGAAAGCTCATCAAAGGTTGCATCTGCTGGAAATGTCGATCAAATTGCCATCTTTCCATCCACTGCCACTTGCTCTATGGTGGCGACACAGTCTTTTCTACCTGGTGGTGATCCACTGTCTGCAGTTTCCATTGTCTCATCTCAAGGGACAGCAGTCCAATCTGGAGACGTGTTGAAATATGGGAATCCCCAAAACTTGGTTAGCTATACCGTTCCTGCTGTCACAAGAGCAACATGCTATAATGGCTATGAAGGAATATATCCCCAGTCCACGCCATTGCAGCAGGTGGCTTTAGCACTTAGGCAAGCATCCACTTCATCTGCTTGTGTTTCATCGACAAGTTGCTTTGTGGACACAACTGAGCGGAAATCGAGTTTGAATGCTAAAGCAGATGCTCGGCCTCCACAGAAACGTAAATTTCAGGAGATACCAGTTACTTCAAAGGTTTCAACTGCATTTCAG GTTCTGAGGATTCAAGTGTGA
- the LOC103988998 gene encoding protein RIK isoform X2: MTEDRSPKDPDESAVATSVGRQRKKRKWDQPAEPLLSAGIAVPGVPLAPNTILGTTLPVPQNAAAIIQKLNQPKIQDELIAREIVINDAEPTARYKLTKRQTQEEIQKCTGAVVITRGKYRPPNGLPDSEKPLYLHISAGAHLKDTAERIKAVDHAAAMVEEILKQGQSSLMSSTPLQSVLLNGPVIQALSMCLFLGFDADPSLNIATRIRGPNDLYINHIMNETGATVVLRGRGSEHLDSSHEETLQPLHLYLSSTNPKSLEAAKILAENLLDTIASECGASRISSTKVYGAVPPPQQLLLGTESSSKVASAGNVDQIAIFPSTATCSMVATQSFLPGGDPLSAVSIVSSQGTAVQSGDVLKYGNPQNLVSYTVPAVTRATCYNGYEGIYPQSTPLQQVALALRQASTSSACVSSTSCFVDTTERKSSLNAKADARPPQKRKFQEIPVTSKVSTAFQNSQQGSEFLKPGSEDSSVRVSSMPPPKKLVDPGLNGTSPPPRNIPPPPPKFLSCQLQPSSDKGSKALEESSGPPLSPRNMPPPPPKFLGPQLPPKAGNGSMDTKKSTVPLSDTLLKLAEYGDEDDDADASEDTPTSSVESPKSHATRTPKPFWAV; encoded by the exons ATGACGGAAGACAGGAGCCCTAAAGATCCCGATGAATCGGCGGTGGCGACAAGCGTCGGGAGGCAAAG GAAAAAGAGAAAGTGGGATCAGCCTGCTGAGCCGCTGCTATCTGCTGGAATAGCAGTTCCAGGTGTGCCATTGGCCCCAAATACTATCTTGGGGACCACTCTTCCTG TCCCACAAAATGCGGCTGCAATTATTCAAAAGTTAAATCAG CCAAAAATTCAAGATGAGCTAATAGCTCGAGAGATTGTAATAAATGATGCAGAACCTACTGCAAGATACAAACTTACTAAACGTCAAACACAAGAAGAG ATTCAGAAATGCACTGGTGCAGTTGTCATAACAAG AGGCAAGTACCGTCCTCCAAATGGATTGCCAGACAGCGAAAAGCCACTATATCTTCATATATCTGCAGGGGCTCAT TTAAAAGACACTGCTGAGCGCATAAAAGCAGTTGATCATGCAGCAGCAATGGTTGAGGAAATCTTGAAGCAAGGCCAGAGTTCCCTGATGTCTTCTACCCCTCTTCAATCGGTTTTGTTAAATGGCCCG GTTATTCAAGCTCTGAGTATGTGTTTGTTTCTGGGTTTTGATGCTGACCCTTCATTAAATATTGCAACTCGTATCCGTGGTCCAAAT GACCTCTATATAAATCATATTATGAATGAAACAGGAGCTACTGTTGTATTAAGAGGAAGGGGGTCTGAACATCTTGATAGTTCTCATGAAG AAACATTGCAACCCTTGCATTTATATTTGTCAAGTACAAATCCGAAAAGTCTGGAAGCTGCAAAGATTTTGGCAGAAAATCTTTTGGACACAATTGCATCTGAATGTGGTGCTTCAAG GATCTCATCCACTAAAGTCTATGGTGCTGTGCCTCCCCCACAGCAATTGTTGTTGGGAACAGAAAGCTCATCAAAGGTTGCATCTGCTGGAAATGTCGATCAAATTGCCATCTTTCCATCCACTGCCACTTGCTCTATGGTGGCGACACAGTCTTTTCTACCTGGTGGTGATCCACTGTCTGCAGTTTCCATTGTCTCATCTCAAGGGACAGCAGTCCAATCTGGAGACGTGTTGAAATATGGGAATCCCCAAAACTTGGTTAGCTATACCGTTCCTGCTGTCACAAGAGCAACATGCTATAATGGCTATGAAGGAATATATCCCCAGTCCACGCCATTGCAGCAGGTGGCTTTAGCACTTAGGCAAGCATCCACTTCATCTGCTTGTGTTTCATCGACAAGTTGCTTTGTGGACACAACTGAGCGGAAATCGAGTTTGAATGCTAAAGCAGATGCTCGGCCTCCACAGAAACGTAAATTTCAGGAGATACCAGTTACTTCAAAGGTTTCAACTGCATTTCAG AACTCACAACAGGGGTCAGAATTTCTTAAGCCAGGTTCTGAGGATTCAAGTGTGAGGGTTTCTTCCATGCCACCACCAAAGAAGCTAGTAGATCCTGGATTAAATGGGACGTCACCTCCTCCAAGGAACATTCCTCCCCCGCCACCAAAGTTCTTATCATGTCAGTTACAACCTAGTTCTGATAAAGGAAGCAAGGCTTTAGAGGAATCAAGTGGTCCGCCACTATCGCCAAGAAACATGCCTCCACCACCTCCCAAGTTTTTGGGACCCCAGCTGCCACCAAAAGCTGGAAATGGTAGCATGGATACCAAGAAATCGACTGTGCCTCTCTCTG ATACGCTGCTGAAGCTTGCAGAATAtggagatgaagatgatgatgcggATGCATCTGAAGATACCCCAACAAGCAGTGTTGAATCGCCAAAGAGCCATGCAACTAGGACCCCTAAACCATTTTGGGCTGTATGA
- the LOC103988998 gene encoding protein RIK isoform X3, whose product MTEDRSPKDPDESAVATSVGRQRKKRKWDQPAEPLLSAGIAVPVPQNAAAIIQKLNQPKIQDELIAREIVINDAEPTARYKLTKRQTQEEIQKCTGAVVITRGKYRPPNGLPDSEKPLYLHISAGAHLKDTAERIKAVDHAAAMVEEILKQGQSSLMSSTPLQSVLLNGPVIQALSMCLFLGFDADPSLNIATRIRGPNDLYINHIMNETGATVVLRGRGSEHLDSSHEETLQPLHLYLSSTNPKSLEAAKILAENLLDTIASECGASRISSTKVYGAVPPPQQLLLGTESSSKVASAGNVDQIAIFPSTATCSMVATQSFLPGGDPLSAVSIVSSQGTAVQSGDVLKYGNPQNLVSYTVPAVTRATCYNGYEGIYPQSTPLQQVALALRQASTSSACVSSTSCFVDTTERKSSLNAKADARPPQKRKFQEIPVTSKVSTAFQNSQQGSEFLKPGSEDSSVRVSSMPPPKKLVDPGLNGTSPPPRNIPPPPPKFLSCQLQPSSDKGSKALEESSGPPLSPRNMPPPPPKFLGPQLPPKAGNGSMDTKKSTVPLSDTLLKLAEYGDEDDDADASEDTPTSSVESPKSHATRTPKPFWAV is encoded by the exons ATGACGGAAGACAGGAGCCCTAAAGATCCCGATGAATCGGCGGTGGCGACAAGCGTCGGGAGGCAAAG GAAAAAGAGAAAGTGGGATCAGCCTGCTGAGCCGCTGCTATCTGCTGGAATAGCAGTTCCAG TCCCACAAAATGCGGCTGCAATTATTCAAAAGTTAAATCAG CCAAAAATTCAAGATGAGCTAATAGCTCGAGAGATTGTAATAAATGATGCAGAACCTACTGCAAGATACAAACTTACTAAACGTCAAACACAAGAAGAG ATTCAGAAATGCACTGGTGCAGTTGTCATAACAAG AGGCAAGTACCGTCCTCCAAATGGATTGCCAGACAGCGAAAAGCCACTATATCTTCATATATCTGCAGGGGCTCAT TTAAAAGACACTGCTGAGCGCATAAAAGCAGTTGATCATGCAGCAGCAATGGTTGAGGAAATCTTGAAGCAAGGCCAGAGTTCCCTGATGTCTTCTACCCCTCTTCAATCGGTTTTGTTAAATGGCCCG GTTATTCAAGCTCTGAGTATGTGTTTGTTTCTGGGTTTTGATGCTGACCCTTCATTAAATATTGCAACTCGTATCCGTGGTCCAAAT GACCTCTATATAAATCATATTATGAATGAAACAGGAGCTACTGTTGTATTAAGAGGAAGGGGGTCTGAACATCTTGATAGTTCTCATGAAG AAACATTGCAACCCTTGCATTTATATTTGTCAAGTACAAATCCGAAAAGTCTGGAAGCTGCAAAGATTTTGGCAGAAAATCTTTTGGACACAATTGCATCTGAATGTGGTGCTTCAAG GATCTCATCCACTAAAGTCTATGGTGCTGTGCCTCCCCCACAGCAATTGTTGTTGGGAACAGAAAGCTCATCAAAGGTTGCATCTGCTGGAAATGTCGATCAAATTGCCATCTTTCCATCCACTGCCACTTGCTCTATGGTGGCGACACAGTCTTTTCTACCTGGTGGTGATCCACTGTCTGCAGTTTCCATTGTCTCATCTCAAGGGACAGCAGTCCAATCTGGAGACGTGTTGAAATATGGGAATCCCCAAAACTTGGTTAGCTATACCGTTCCTGCTGTCACAAGAGCAACATGCTATAATGGCTATGAAGGAATATATCCCCAGTCCACGCCATTGCAGCAGGTGGCTTTAGCACTTAGGCAAGCATCCACTTCATCTGCTTGTGTTTCATCGACAAGTTGCTTTGTGGACACAACTGAGCGGAAATCGAGTTTGAATGCTAAAGCAGATGCTCGGCCTCCACAGAAACGTAAATTTCAGGAGATACCAGTTACTTCAAAGGTTTCAACTGCATTTCAG AACTCACAACAGGGGTCAGAATTTCTTAAGCCAGGTTCTGAGGATTCAAGTGTGAGGGTTTCTTCCATGCCACCACCAAAGAAGCTAGTAGATCCTGGATTAAATGGGACGTCACCTCCTCCAAGGAACATTCCTCCCCCGCCACCAAAGTTCTTATCATGTCAGTTACAACCTAGTTCTGATAAAGGAAGCAAGGCTTTAGAGGAATCAAGTGGTCCGCCACTATCGCCAAGAAACATGCCTCCACCACCTCCCAAGTTTTTGGGACCCCAGCTGCCACCAAAAGCTGGAAATGGTAGCATGGATACCAAGAAATCGACTGTGCCTCTCTCTG ATACGCTGCTGAAGCTTGCAGAATAtggagatgaagatgatgatgcggATGCATCTGAAGATACCCCAACAAGCAGTGTTGAATCGCCAAAGAGCCATGCAACTAGGACCCCTAAACCATTTTGGGCTGTATGA
- the LOC103988998 gene encoding protein RIK isoform X4, translated as MTEDRSPKDPDESAVATSVGRQRKKRKWDQPAEPLLSAGIAVPGVPLAPNTILGTTLPGAVPFSGSLLTNSVPSTFVYPPQLVQSLAVPQNAAAIIQKLNQPKIQDELIAREIVINDAEPTARYKLTKRQTQEEIQKCTGAVVITRGKYRPPNGLPDSEKPLYLHISAGAHLKDTAERIKAVDHAAAMVEEILKQGQSSLMSSTPLQSVLLNGPVIQALSMCLFLGFDADPSLNIATRIRGPNDLYINHIMNETGATVVLRGRGSEHLDSSHEETLQPLHLYLSSTNPKSLEAAKILAENLLDTIASECGASRISSTKVYGAVPPPQQLLLGTESSSKVASAGNVDQIAIFPSTATCSMVATQSFLPGGDPLSAVSIVSSQGTAVQSGDVLKYGNPQNLVSYTVPAVTRATCYNGYEGIYPQSTPLQQVALALRQASTSSACVSSTSCFVDTTERKSSLNAKADARPPQKRKFQEIPVTSKVSTAFQVFSLTFSEVDRLIAYNRWTCIYVARFSAAV; from the exons ATGACGGAAGACAGGAGCCCTAAAGATCCCGATGAATCGGCGGTGGCGACAAGCGTCGGGAGGCAAAG GAAAAAGAGAAAGTGGGATCAGCCTGCTGAGCCGCTGCTATCTGCTGGAATAGCAGTTCCAGGTGTGCCATTGGCCCCAAATACTATCTTGGGGACCACTCTTCCTGGTGCTGTTCCATTTTCTGGGTCTCTTTTGACAAATTCAGTTCCATCAACTTTTGTTTATCCTCCTCAATTAGTACAATCACTTGCAGTCCCACAAAATGCGGCTGCAATTATTCAAAAGTTAAATCAG CCAAAAATTCAAGATGAGCTAATAGCTCGAGAGATTGTAATAAATGATGCAGAACCTACTGCAAGATACAAACTTACTAAACGTCAAACACAAGAAGAG ATTCAGAAATGCACTGGTGCAGTTGTCATAACAAG AGGCAAGTACCGTCCTCCAAATGGATTGCCAGACAGCGAAAAGCCACTATATCTTCATATATCTGCAGGGGCTCAT TTAAAAGACACTGCTGAGCGCATAAAAGCAGTTGATCATGCAGCAGCAATGGTTGAGGAAATCTTGAAGCAAGGCCAGAGTTCCCTGATGTCTTCTACCCCTCTTCAATCGGTTTTGTTAAATGGCCCG GTTATTCAAGCTCTGAGTATGTGTTTGTTTCTGGGTTTTGATGCTGACCCTTCATTAAATATTGCAACTCGTATCCGTGGTCCAAAT GACCTCTATATAAATCATATTATGAATGAAACAGGAGCTACTGTTGTATTAAGAGGAAGGGGGTCTGAACATCTTGATAGTTCTCATGAAG AAACATTGCAACCCTTGCATTTATATTTGTCAAGTACAAATCCGAAAAGTCTGGAAGCTGCAAAGATTTTGGCAGAAAATCTTTTGGACACAATTGCATCTGAATGTGGTGCTTCAAG GATCTCATCCACTAAAGTCTATGGTGCTGTGCCTCCCCCACAGCAATTGTTGTTGGGAACAGAAAGCTCATCAAAGGTTGCATCTGCTGGAAATGTCGATCAAATTGCCATCTTTCCATCCACTGCCACTTGCTCTATGGTGGCGACACAGTCTTTTCTACCTGGTGGTGATCCACTGTCTGCAGTTTCCATTGTCTCATCTCAAGGGACAGCAGTCCAATCTGGAGACGTGTTGAAATATGGGAATCCCCAAAACTTGGTTAGCTATACCGTTCCTGCTGTCACAAGAGCAACATGCTATAATGGCTATGAAGGAATATATCCCCAGTCCACGCCATTGCAGCAGGTGGCTTTAGCACTTAGGCAAGCATCCACTTCATCTGCTTGTGTTTCATCGACAAGTTGCTTTGTGGACACAACTGAGCGGAAATCGAGTTTGAATGCTAAAGCAGATGCTCGGCCTCCACAGAAACGTAAATTTCAGGAGATACCAGTTACTTCAAAGGTTTCAACTGCATTTCAG GTATTTTCTCTGACCTTCTCTGAAGTTGACAGGCTGATAGCATACAACCGTTGGACTTGCATTTATGTTGCGAGGTTTAGCGCTGCAGTTTGA
- the LOC103988998 gene encoding protein RIK isoform X1, with the protein MTEDRSPKDPDESAVATSVGRQRKKRKWDQPAEPLLSAGIAVPGVPLAPNTILGTTLPGAVPFSGSLLTNSVPSTFVYPPQLVQSLAVPQNAAAIIQKLNQPKIQDELIAREIVINDAEPTARYKLTKRQTQEEIQKCTGAVVITRGKYRPPNGLPDSEKPLYLHISAGAHLKDTAERIKAVDHAAAMVEEILKQGQSSLMSSTPLQSVLLNGPVIQALSMCLFLGFDADPSLNIATRIRGPNDLYINHIMNETGATVVLRGRGSEHLDSSHEETLQPLHLYLSSTNPKSLEAAKILAENLLDTIASECGASRISSTKVYGAVPPPQQLLLGTESSSKVASAGNVDQIAIFPSTATCSMVATQSFLPGGDPLSAVSIVSSQGTAVQSGDVLKYGNPQNLVSYTVPAVTRATCYNGYEGIYPQSTPLQQVALALRQASTSSACVSSTSCFVDTTERKSSLNAKADARPPQKRKFQEIPVTSKVSTAFQNSQQGSEFLKPGSEDSSVRVSSMPPPKKLVDPGLNGTSPPPRNIPPPPPKFLSCQLQPSSDKGSKALEESSGPPLSPRNMPPPPPKFLGPQLPPKAGNGSMDTKKSTVPLSDTLLKLAEYGDEDDDADASEDTPTSSVESPKSHATRTPKPFWAV; encoded by the exons ATGACGGAAGACAGGAGCCCTAAAGATCCCGATGAATCGGCGGTGGCGACAAGCGTCGGGAGGCAAAG GAAAAAGAGAAAGTGGGATCAGCCTGCTGAGCCGCTGCTATCTGCTGGAATAGCAGTTCCAGGTGTGCCATTGGCCCCAAATACTATCTTGGGGACCACTCTTCCTGGTGCTGTTCCATTTTCTGGGTCTCTTTTGACAAATTCAGTTCCATCAACTTTTGTTTATCCTCCTCAATTAGTACAATCACTTGCAGTCCCACAAAATGCGGCTGCAATTATTCAAAAGTTAAATCAG CCAAAAATTCAAGATGAGCTAATAGCTCGAGAGATTGTAATAAATGATGCAGAACCTACTGCAAGATACAAACTTACTAAACGTCAAACACAAGAAGAG ATTCAGAAATGCACTGGTGCAGTTGTCATAACAAG AGGCAAGTACCGTCCTCCAAATGGATTGCCAGACAGCGAAAAGCCACTATATCTTCATATATCTGCAGGGGCTCAT TTAAAAGACACTGCTGAGCGCATAAAAGCAGTTGATCATGCAGCAGCAATGGTTGAGGAAATCTTGAAGCAAGGCCAGAGTTCCCTGATGTCTTCTACCCCTCTTCAATCGGTTTTGTTAAATGGCCCG GTTATTCAAGCTCTGAGTATGTGTTTGTTTCTGGGTTTTGATGCTGACCCTTCATTAAATATTGCAACTCGTATCCGTGGTCCAAAT GACCTCTATATAAATCATATTATGAATGAAACAGGAGCTACTGTTGTATTAAGAGGAAGGGGGTCTGAACATCTTGATAGTTCTCATGAAG AAACATTGCAACCCTTGCATTTATATTTGTCAAGTACAAATCCGAAAAGTCTGGAAGCTGCAAAGATTTTGGCAGAAAATCTTTTGGACACAATTGCATCTGAATGTGGTGCTTCAAG GATCTCATCCACTAAAGTCTATGGTGCTGTGCCTCCCCCACAGCAATTGTTGTTGGGAACAGAAAGCTCATCAAAGGTTGCATCTGCTGGAAATGTCGATCAAATTGCCATCTTTCCATCCACTGCCACTTGCTCTATGGTGGCGACACAGTCTTTTCTACCTGGTGGTGATCCACTGTCTGCAGTTTCCATTGTCTCATCTCAAGGGACAGCAGTCCAATCTGGAGACGTGTTGAAATATGGGAATCCCCAAAACTTGGTTAGCTATACCGTTCCTGCTGTCACAAGAGCAACATGCTATAATGGCTATGAAGGAATATATCCCCAGTCCACGCCATTGCAGCAGGTGGCTTTAGCACTTAGGCAAGCATCCACTTCATCTGCTTGTGTTTCATCGACAAGTTGCTTTGTGGACACAACTGAGCGGAAATCGAGTTTGAATGCTAAAGCAGATGCTCGGCCTCCACAGAAACGTAAATTTCAGGAGATACCAGTTACTTCAAAGGTTTCAACTGCATTTCAG AACTCACAACAGGGGTCAGAATTTCTTAAGCCAGGTTCTGAGGATTCAAGTGTGAGGGTTTCTTCCATGCCACCACCAAAGAAGCTAGTAGATCCTGGATTAAATGGGACGTCACCTCCTCCAAGGAACATTCCTCCCCCGCCACCAAAGTTCTTATCATGTCAGTTACAACCTAGTTCTGATAAAGGAAGCAAGGCTTTAGAGGAATCAAGTGGTCCGCCACTATCGCCAAGAAACATGCCTCCACCACCTCCCAAGTTTTTGGGACCCCAGCTGCCACCAAAAGCTGGAAATGGTAGCATGGATACCAAGAAATCGACTGTGCCTCTCTCTG ATACGCTGCTGAAGCTTGCAGAATAtggagatgaagatgatgatgcggATGCATCTGAAGATACCCCAACAAGCAGTGTTGAATCGCCAAAGAGCCATGCAACTAGGACCCCTAAACCATTTTGGGCTGTATGA